One Oncorhynchus masou masou isolate Uvic2021 chromosome 18, UVic_Omas_1.1, whole genome shotgun sequence DNA window includes the following coding sequences:
- the LOC135504475 gene encoding kazrin-A-like: MVLDPSFNTDSMATALGIPGNKHMIRRHLTEEMKVLISSARSGGLQQNHDRLGTMSTPPTPLRHASPPTPLRHASLGRPTSSTNRHTHPDDEGSLRRRAVKPPLGFSPKAHSGRDLSCHSSYGSLPREACDEAPPRTEGSPIHKHSGIEVTNV; the protein is encoded by the exons ATGGTGCTAGACCCCTCCTTCAACACAGACTCCATGGCAACGGCATTGGGTATACCCGGCAACAAGCACATGATTCGCCGCCACCTCACCGAGGAGATGAAGGTCCTTATCAGTTCAGCCAG GTCAGGAGGTCTACAGCAAAACCATGACAGGCTGGGGACAATGAGCACCCCGCCAACGCCTCTACGCCACGCCTCCCCACCCACACCCTTGCGGCACGCCTCCCTGGGCCGGCCCACCAGCTCCACCAACCGCCACACACACCCGGACGACGAAGGCTCCCTCAGGAGACGGGCCGTCAAG cctccttTAGGGTTCAGTCCCAAAGCCCACAGTGGGCGGGACTTGAGTTGTCATAGCAGCTACGGCTCGCTGCCGAGAGAGGCTTGTGACGAAGCTCCGCCCAGGACAGAGGGGAGTCCAATCCACAAACACTCGGGCATCGAGGTCACCAATGTGTGA